The Trinickia caryophylli genomic sequence TGTCTAGAACGACCCGCATCAATGTTCACGCGCCCATTGCACCGCTTCGGAGACGATGGCCATTAGGTCAGCTTCGCTGACGTTGACATTGGCCATCTTGGCCTGTTCGGCCGATAGCTCGAGCAGATGGGCACGCACGGCTTCTTCGATGAAGCGCGACAGATCGCCCTTGCGGCCTCCACCTTGAGAGGCAAGGAACATGCGAACCGACTGATCGGTGTCGGCCGACACGGCGACGTTCCAACGTACTGAATTCATGGCGATTTCCATAAGATCGGTGTATATGTGTTTATACACCCGTCTTGAATTGATGGCAACTGGCCGGTTGGCCTTCACCTCCCAGCCGCCTAGGGCGGCTCTCTCCCTTCTGCGCGCTTCATTGGCCGCTACAATCGGCCCGTCGGTGCTTCCGCGCCTCGCTCTTTAACTTCCGTCGCCGACGCCTCGTCGGGCCGCAAAACTGCGTATTTCGGCGAACGTGACCGCCGATTTCGGGAACGTGACCGATTTGGCGGGTTCGATGTTGCGCGGGGTTGATTCTAGGTTTCTGGATCAGCTTTCGTCGAGTACGACCTCCTTTGTTTGAGGGTTCGGAGCGACTTTTCGAAGCGACTCGCCCTTGAGCGTGATGCGGTGATGTCGCTGCATGAGTCGGTCGAGCATCGCATCGGCAATCGTTTCGTCGCCGATCCAGCCGTGCCAGTGCTCGATGGGCAATTGACTGGTCACGATTGTGGCTTTGCCGGCGGCGCGGTCGTCGATCATCTCCAGCAAGTCGTTGCGCACCATCGCGTCCAGTGGAGCCATTCCCCAATCGTCGAGTAGCAAGACGTCGACGCGCGCCACTTGCATGAGCCACTTCGTGAAGCCGCCGTTGCCGTGCAGGATCCGAAGCTCCTCAGTCAGTCGCGGTACACGCAGGTACAGTGCCGAGTGCCCGCGTCGGCAGGCGTACTGCGCCAGCGCACAGGCGAGCCACGATTTGCCCGCACCGGTGGGGCCACTGATGAGCAGGCTGTAGCCCGACTGAACCCAGTCGCCCAGCGCCAGGCTCATGAGCGCGCGAGCATCGATGCCACGGCCCGAGCGCGTATCGAGATCCTCGATCGCGGCCTGCGGATACTTCAAGTGCGCATGTTTGAGCAGCCGTGTGCGACGCCGGTCGTCGCGCCAGTTCGTCTCGCGGTCCACCAGTAACGACAGGCGCTCCTCGAAGCCCAGCTTGGCGCTGCCCGGCTGCGCGAGTTGTTCTTCGAGCCCGTCGGCGAAGCCGTCGAGCTTGAGCGTGCGCAACTGTGTCAGTGTTTGTTGCATCATCATCGCCGTGTGCCTTCTTATTGGTAATAGCCGGGGCCGCGCACGTGCGCATGACTCGGGCTCGTCCAGTCCGCCGGCGCCATCGCGACGGCGCGGTCTCGGTTGTTGAGCAGGATCTCGCGCACATGTCGGTAACGATGCACACCGAGCTCGAGTGCCAACGCACACGCGGCTTCGAGTCGGTCCCGGCCGTAGCGCCGCGACAGCGAGAGCAGCCCCAGGCATGCCCGATAGCCGTGTTCGGGGTGGCGCTGTTCTTCCAACAATCGCGTCACAAGCACCGCCGTTGCCGAGCCGATCTGCTGCGCCCAGTGGATCAGACGCTGCGGCGTCCACTCCAGGTGTGCGCGGTGTGCCGCGGGCATATGTTCGACGACGGTCGTGTAGCCGCCCACGTGCTCGTTGCGTGCATGGCTCGCCACACGACGCCCGCGATGCAGGAGCTCAACGGCGCCGCCGGTGATGCGGGCTTCGAGCTTCAAGCCGACGAGCGCATGCGGCACGCTGTACCGATGCTTACCCACCTCGACGTGGTAATCGATGTGCACCGTCACCGTCTTGAAGCGTGCGAGTTCGTACGGCTGGGCCGGCAACGACAACAAGGCGGGCGCGTCGAGCTGGGCAAACGCACTGGCTCGGCATCCGGGCAGCTTCTGGAAGGGACGCTCGTTCAGATACGTCAGCAATGGGCTGATTGCGTCATCGACGGATTGCACCGAGCCGAACTCGTGATGACGCAAGCGCGCCATGATCCAGCGCTCGACCACTTGCACGGCTGACTCGACCTTAGCCTTGTCCTGCGGTCGATAGGTTCTCGCTGGCAGGAAGGACGTGCCGTAATGCCGCGCGAAATCGAGCACGGTGTCGCCAGCGCGAGGCTCGTAACGATCGGGGTCAGCGATCATGGCGCGTGGGTTGTCGGGCACGATCAGTTGCGGCACGCCGCCGTAGAACGTCAGTGCTCGCGCAATGCCGCCAAGCCAGTCCTCCATCGTCTCGGCAGGCGTGGCGCACGCGAACGTATAGCTCGAGGCGCCCATCGCAGCGACGAACACGTGCGCGCGTCGCCCCGTCGTCAACGGCAGCGTGGGTCCGGCGAAGTCGACGAACAGCTTCTCGCCGGCGCGGTGGATCTGGCGCATCGAGCGCTTCAGGCGCTTGGCGAAGCTCTTGTAGTGCTCGCAGAACTGCGTGTAACGATAGGTCTGCCGGTCGGCGAACTCGGCTTGGTACTCCTCCCAGAGCAGCGTGAGCGTCATGCCCTTGCGGCGCAGTTCCTGGTGGATGCGCCCGTAGTCGGGCTGGGCGTAGGCCGCAGGCCCCGTGGGCTTGCCCATCAAACGCCGCTCGAGCTCGCCCTCATCCATATCGCAGGCGCTCGCCCAGTCGAGCTCGGCTGCCTTGGCAAGGCCAACGTACTTCGTGACGACGCCCTTGGAAATGCCCAACGACGCGGCGATTCGATCATGCGAGAAACCGCCGTCGAACTTCAGTCGTAAAACGTCCTTGATCATGCGCGTGTTCATCCGGTGCGCGGGCATCGTCTCTCCGGCCAAAGCCGTCGAGCATAGCCCGCGTGGTTGGGGTCACGCGCAACGCCAAACCTGCATGTCGGTCCGACCGGTCACGTTGCCGAAATCCTCGGTCACGTTCCCGAAATCGCCGGTCACGATGCCGAAACGCTCGGTCACGTTGGACCGAAATACGCACAAAACCGCGTCTAGCCGAAAAACCCTGCTGCCCGAACCGCGTCTACGCGGTGACGGGCTGCAAAGCCAAGCCGCGTCTAGGTTTGCGGGCCGTTACGGTCAGAGGTTGCCTCGGGTGTTGGATATGGGGCGATTGGCGCAGCGGCCTCGGCCGCACTGTCGCCGGACTTCATCAAGGCAATCGATCCGACGGGGGCACAACTGAGTTCGGGGCAGCAAGCGGCGTTGGCCGGCTTTGCGACGCTGCTGGGAGGAGTAACCGCAGGGCTCGCAGGGCAGAACGCGCAGGCCGGTGCTCTGGCGGCCCAGAATGAGGCGCTGAACAACTCGGGGGATCATCCGGCGGATGCGGCGAAAAAAGGTGGGGTACTGAGCGCGTTTGGCAATTTGCTGAGCGCGATCGGCGACCAGTTAGCAAGCGCGGGGCGCGGCGCGGTGAACATGGGTACCGAGTTCATCGGGTTGATGCAGTCTGGTGCGCAGCAGAAGATGTCCGAGTCACCTTCTTCTTTGGTTGCTCAAGGCATCGCGAACGGGGTGAACGCTGTTGCGGGTACAGGAGGCGGCCGGCCTCCTACTGCTGGTCCAGATGCTGTGACGGTGGTTTCTGGCACCGGACAGGCAACGTCTGCGACAACTCTCGGTACGCCACCGAATGCGTTATTGTCGAGCAGCAACAACGATAGTGGTTCCGGCAAGTCAGACAGTCAGGGCGTTGAGGGCAACGCTACAGCCCCCTCATCTACGTACGACACGTCGATTACTTCGGCCGGGAGCCTGTATCCCAATGTACGGACGGACGTGACTGCGAGTCAGTTTCAAGCGAACCTGATCGCTAATGGCTACAGCGTGACTAACCAAGGCACGAGCACGAACGGTGGATTTACAGTGTTAAGTAATGGGACATCAACCTACACGATATATACTCGGAGTAGCACGGGTGCGGCAGGCGTTCAATACTTTGGGCCGGGTGGACCTGTAAAGTTCTCCCTCGGAGGACACTGATAAATGAACACGAAGTTGATAGCTGGAGAGGAAGGTGCTCGGCGAAAAGCGTTAGACGTTGCTATCGGGGCATTGAACTGTGACCGGCGATTGCCGGAAAACGTATTCGCTGGCGCATGGAGGACGTTCCTTTTTTGCGAATCGGACCGCATCTTCGATCTAGGATTCGTGAGTGTCGTGATCCGATTGTTGGAGCGCGAGAATTCGCACGTCGCCTGTCTTATTAACCTCGACGAGACGGATGTCACGAGGCTTGAGGAGGGCGCTGCAACTATCTTTGTAGACAGCAGCGTTACTGGCATACGGTACATGGGCGCCCTGGAAGACAGGGGGGCTGCCGGCGGTTGGCTTTACACAGTCAACCGATATATCTGTTCGTCTGATATCGGGGAATGGTGCATCTATTGCGAGAAGGATAATGACATCGCTGTTGTGGGTTTGCGCGATGTTGGTGGTGTTCGAGGATTTGAACAACCTTTAAAGAAGTTAGGGGCCAAACCGATCGAAGAATTGATCGACGGCGGGGCGTCTCCGTTGTTTCCATTCGACCACTTGATTCCTTCTTGGCGCGAGGGGCTACTCAAGAACTATGGTGATCGCTAGCAGGAACCCAGTGCGGGCCGGGTTCGCTGCCTATGGGAGTAGTCAAACGGGCGTAATGACCAGCCGCTCGTGTTGGACTTCGACCTTGAGGCGTTGGCGCGGTTTGAATCCGGCGTGCTCGAGCCAACGGCCGGAGAGCTTGAGCCAGGGCACGAGGGGCGGGTTGGTACGCCGGCGAGGTGAGTAGGGTTGCCAGCGGCGGGATTCCTGAATCGTGACGGTGCGCGTGGAACGCGTGTCAAATGCTTTAAGATCGGCGTCAGCCATGATCGACTCCTGGTGCGAGTTGATGGTGGTCAGCGGGTCGTATGGGTTGGCGCCCATGCGGCCCGCGCTGCGTTTACGGCGATGGAAGGGGTAGCCG encodes the following:
- a CDS encoding ribbon-helix-helix domain-containing protein, which produces MNSVRWNVAVSADTDQSVRMFLASQGGGRKGDLSRFIEEAVRAHLLELSAEQAKMANVNVSEADLMAIVSEAVQWAREH
- the istA gene encoding IS21 family transposase, coding for MPAHRMNTRMIKDVLRLKFDGGFSHDRIAASLGISKGVVTKYVGLAKAAELDWASACDMDEGELERRLMGKPTGPAAYAQPDYGRIHQELRRKGMTLTLLWEEYQAEFADRQTYRYTQFCEHYKSFAKRLKRSMRQIHRAGEKLFVDFAGPTLPLTTGRRAHVFVAAMGASSYTFACATPAETMEDWLGGIARALTFYGGVPQLIVPDNPRAMIADPDRYEPRAGDTVLDFARHYGTSFLPARTYRPQDKAKVESAVQVVERWIMARLRHHEFGSVQSVDDAISPLLTYLNERPFQKLPGCRASAFAQLDAPALLSLPAQPYELARFKTVTVHIDYHVEVGKHRYSVPHALVGLKLEARITGGAVELLHRGRRVASHARNEHVGGYTTVVEHMPAAHRAHLEWTPQRLIHWAQQIGSATAVLVTRLLEEQRHPEHGYRACLGLLSLSRRYGRDRLEAACALALELGVHRYRHVREILLNNRDRAVAMAPADWTSPSHAHVRGPGYYQ
- a CDS encoding SymE family type I addiction module toxin; translated protein: MGANPYDPLTTINSHQESIMADADLKAFDTRSTRTVTIQESRRWQPYSPRRRTNPPLVPWLKLSGRWLEHAGFKPRQRLKVEVQHERLVITPV
- the istB gene encoding IS21-like element helper ATPase IstB, which translates into the protein MMMQQTLTQLRTLKLDGFADGLEEQLAQPGSAKLGFEERLSLLVDRETNWRDDRRRTRLLKHAHLKYPQAAIEDLDTRSGRGIDARALMSLALGDWVQSGYSLLISGPTGAGKSWLACALAQYACRRGHSALYLRVPRLTEELRILHGNGGFTKWLMQVARVDVLLLDDWGMAPLDAMVRNDLLEMIDDRAAGKATIVTSQLPIEHWHGWIGDETIADAMLDRLMQRHHRITLKGESLRKVAPNPQTKEVVLDES